From the genome of Deltaproteobacteria bacterium:
GAAGCACGGTTGGTGTCTGATTTTCTCGGTCAGGTCCGTGTTCTTATGGACCAGGTCGTCTCGGCTAAGGAAGTTGAACGTTACCATACTTACTACCGAGATGAGTTTGGAAAACGCATTGGGAAGACAAAGGCCAAAGCCAAGGAAAGCAACCAAAAGAAGTTGAAGCGGCGGATAGCTAAACTCGAGAAGCAATATAAACGAGTTGTGATGAAGTCACGTGAGCGTGTAGCGGCCAGTAAGGTTCTTGAAGTTCTTAAAAAGCCTGATACCCGTTCTTGTGGCGTCGTGATGGGCGCAGGACATGAACAAGGTTTGGTCAAGGCTCTCTTAAAGCAGTCCAAAGATTTGGGCATCGTTGTGGTCAGACCCTACAACCACTGATTAAACTTCATTCGTAAGTATAAACTGCCACTTCCAAGTATCTAAGCGATGATGAACGACTGTTATGGTTGTTGCTGGGCGGATACCTCGAATTTCCAAATCCTTAAGAAGTGAATCTCCCAGAGGTGCACAAAACATGTGGTAATGGTCATCCACAGGGTTTTTGTATCCAGGTTGGGCACATGGACCAAACTGTGCGTGAAGAAGCTGCAATGGTTCACCACCATTTTCCGGAACAATATCTCTAACCCCCGCCGCTGATGAGTAGGATACCGGACCACGATGGCGTCGCAGGATAGGGTCGACCTCTTCCATAAGTTCAGTATCGAGCATAACGACGCCTAATTTGGTCGCAACCGAAAAGGGAATTAAGGGGAAGTTTTGCAACATTCTAACGATTGCATTTTCACCCTGGTCCATTGGGTCGATGGTCACCGCATATCCGCGCGGACACCTGAAGTAATGATGAGGAAATCGATTGGTGAAAATCTTTTCGGGAACTCCACGCCCACGGTAATCGGGATGAACTTTAAGGTCACATAGGAACCAGAAAGGGTCTGTTTTTTCGCCCGTTGAACTTACAAGTTGTCTGATGATTTGCGCGGCTACGGCTACAACTTCATCACCATCAAGAGCGACAAAGTAGTGAAGGTTTCCCATATTGCGAAACCATGCAAAGTAATCGTCACCGTTGTCAAAGTAATAATGCTTATCACCAAGCGGAAAGGTAAACCTTGTTTGAAACTGGTTAACTCGTGGGAGGAATACCTTATACTCCTCCTCGTTAAGTTCTCTGACCTCAATGCTGTCCGTCATAGTGGATATCTGTAGCTCTTTGCTGGCGTAGGCTGGTGTTTTTGAATTCCTGAATCAGGTTTGTACGGTTGACTCAAGCGCTTGCCTGACTCGTTGGACCTCGGAGTTTAGTTGGTCCAATACTTCACGTGCACTTTCTAAACGTGTGAGTGAGCCTACAGATTCAAGGTCTCTTGCAAGCGCTGCAAGTCCTGGCGCCCCGATTTGAAGAGAGCTACCTTTGAGTCCATGTGCTAGCTGAAGAAGGTTGTTGGCATCTCCTGCAGAGATGGCCGAATCGATGGCCGGGATTCTGTCATTGAGGTCTTTTAGAAAAAGTTCAATCACACGCTCTGACCTGCGTACATCAGACGTCAGCACCTCTGATTTAATCGCAGTGGTGGTGGGGCCTATTACTGTATCGGTTTTCGAGAGCCATTTTTTAAGAGCTTCTTCAAGCTTATCGGGATTGATGGGCTTAACGAGAAAGTCATCCATCCCACTCTCAAGTGCGTTACGCTTATCCTCTGCCATCACATTTGCGGTAAGTGCGAGAATGGGGGTGGGGCTTTGCTGAGCATCGTGTTCTATTTGGCGAATTGCCATCGTCGCTTCTTGGCCTGTCATCACGGGCATTTGGCAATCCATTAAGATTGCGGAGAAACCACCTTGTTTAAAAGCGTCAACGGCTTCTTGACCGTTTTCCACAACCAATACGTCAAAACCGAGTTCAATAAGCATCTCTCGAGTAACTTCTTGGTTAACGATATTATCCTCGGCCACAAGAACTTTAATGAGTCCGCTTTGAGATGTTGCTTGATCAGCCATGCTGTGCCGGGTGACCAAGTTTTCGGGTAAGTCTCTCACTCTATTCTCGGTTAGAACTTGAAGAAGGCACTCCCGTAATTCGTTTTCGCGCAGCGGTTTAGGCAGATAGGCGGAAATGCCCGCTTTGAGAGCTCTCTCTGCATCTCCGCGTTTAGGAAATGCCGTAGCCATAACGATAGGCGTGAAGCGGTGGTTCTCAAGTTCGCGGATACGCCGCGTAAGTTCTAAGCCATCCATCCCAGGTATGAATACATCAATCAGGGCGACTTGAATTTTGGGCTTCCCGTCAACTTGCTCTTGGAGGTGCGGAAGGGCTTCAATGCCAGAGTGTGCAATATAGGGGACCATACCCCAGCTTTCAGCATGCTCGGTAAGAATCTGTAGCATTGTGGGATTATCATCAACGAACAAGATACCCTGATTTTTCAATTTATCGAGATCGAGCTTAGGTTGAGGTGCGGCTTCCTGTGTAGCAATCCGAAATGGCATTGTGAACCAGAAAGTGCTGCCTTTGTCGCGCCCGCTGTGAACACCAATCTCGCCACCGAGCAGCTCAACCAGTTGCTTGGATATGGCCAAGCCCAACCCTGTTCCGCCGTATTTGCGAGTGTTGGTCTCATCGACTTGGGTAAAGGAGTTGAATAAGTCTTTTTGATGCTCTTCGGCAATTCCGATGCCTGTATCTCGAATAGACATCTTGATTGAGTTGAAGGTCGACGCTTCCTCGATGACCTCACACTCAAGCACCACTTCACCTTGGTCCGTGAATTTGAGGGCGTTTCCAGCGAGGTTGGTTAGAATTTGTCGAAGTCTTCCCGGATCACCTTTCACCCATCTTGGAACGCTATTATGGATGTGGCTCATCAGTTGCAGTTGTTTGCGGTGGGCTTCGGGTGCGAGTAGTTCTGCTACATCTTCGATGGTTCGCGACAGATTGAAATTGATGTTTTGTAATTCAATCTTGCCGGCTTCTACTTTCGAGAAGTCGAGAATATCGTCGATGATTGTTAGAAGACCATCACCTGAGCGACGAATCGTTTCCACGTACCGGAGTTGGCGCTCCGATAACTCGGTTCTGAGTAAGAGGGCAGTCATTCCGATAACACCATTCATCGGTGTTCGAATTTCATGACTCATGTTGGCCAGGAACTGACTCTTAGCTTCTGCGAGTTGTTCAGCATTTGCGCGTGCGTCTATTAAGTCTTGCTCAACGCGTTTTCGTTCACAGATTTCAGTCTCAAGTTGAGTTGTCTTTTCTTCGAGTTTTTGAATGTGCTCACTGACAGCGCGCTGGAGGCGAACTTTGTCTATGGCGCGCTTGATACAGGCGGTCACAATGTTGATATCGCCCAGTGGTTTGCTCAGATAATCAAAAGCTCCAAGCCTGAGCGCCTTACCGACTGCCTCCATAGAGGAGTAACCAGACATCATAACGACTTCGGTATCGGGGTAACGCTCTTTGATTTGAGACAGCAGTTCTAGCCCGTCGCGATCTGGTAACCGCACATCTGAGAAGACGATATCGAAGTGATTCTTTTTAAGCTCTTCTAGGGCCCAGGTCACATCGCCGGCTGAATCGGTCATATAACCATGATCACCAATCTCACGTGTGAGTAGAAGACGCACATCGGGCTCATCGTCCACAATTAGAACGCGGTAATCTTTTGGGTCAAATTCAGGAATACTCATGACTTTAGTCATTATCCTCATCGGCCCCGGCGACATCAAGCGATGCAACAGGAACATGGACGGCAAATTCACATCCACCACCCAAAACAGGTGTGTAGCTTATCCGGCCACTGTGAGTCTGGAGGATTCCGTGGGCTATCGATAGACCAAGTCCGGTTCCCTCACCTTGAGGCTTGGTGGTGTAGAAAGGGTCGAAAATCTTAGAAGAATCACCGGGTTTGAGCCCTGGACCATTGTCTATGACGCGGATGATAGCTGATGTGGCACTGACATCGGGTTGAATTTTGATACACTTTTGATGGTTCGCATCGGTGCATAAGAGTGCGTCTCGAGCATTGCCTAATAAATTCAGAAATACTTGTTCAAGTTGGACAAAGTCACCGGCTACCAACGGTAAATAAACGGATTCTGGTATTTCGACTCGGATCCCAAGCAGCCTTAATTGTTCCGCCATCAGCGATAATGCTTCTTTACAAGGTGCGAAGAGGTCGAGGGGTTTGGGCGAGTAGGTATCTTGCCGAGCAAAGCGTCGTATATTGTTGACGATTTTCGACATTCTATCTGCCCCACGAATAATGAGCTCAAGCTCATCGACAAAGTCTTTAATCGGGCGCTCCGGTTTATTGATGATGCGCTGGGCAAAGCCCTGAATGGTCGTTAAGGGTTGATTGAGTTCGTGAGCAATCCCAGCTCCCAACTCCCCGACGGCGGCCAAGCGCCCGGCTTGTATGAGCTGACTTTGTATCGTGCGCAGCGCTTGGTGGGACTCATCGAGGGCGGCGTAGGCATTCTCAAGCTGCATTGCCCTGTTGGCTTCAGCCTCCATTGCTTCGAGAGCGGTTTTTGAGCTGGTTCTCTGCTGCAGCAGAAAGATTATTTTCAGAAGCTGTTTCGTATTATCAGACTGCGCATCATCGATATCTTCTTGGGTCAGAGTATTTTTACCGTCTTGAATTGCAGCGACATGCTCAAGGATTGCCTGGGTCCAACTTTCCAACGAGGGGCTACTTGAGTTGGGCTTCTTACTCACTTGATAACTCCCTGAGTTCTTGAGCCGAATCAGTGTTGGATGTTCAAGTTGAAGATAGTGCTTTTAGGACTCTACCTCAAGTGAGGCCAGACCTACTCCGGGCAATTCGTGAACGAATCTTGTCTAATTATTACGGTAGGTTAAGATAACTCTGGGTTCAAGGGAGATGAGATGTCTGAACTTCGGGACTTTAAGTTTGAGAGACTGAAAAAAGATGACGAGACGGCCGTGTGTAGATGGCTCGAGGGCCATCTTGTAGAGCATATGACTTGGTGGTCAAAGCAGATAGGGCCCGCGTGGACCACGGACCATATCCGTGAGCACCTGCGTGAGCACCAATTGGTGGAAAAAGAGTGGCAAGAACTCCTGGAAGACTCCACCAAAGAAAATCGATTTGTGACCATCGCCCGTGAAAAAGACCGAAATACCACCGGGGTGGTTTGGGGCAGCGTTCGCACCGACAGATATTTTCGCCATCCCCGTGGTGAATTGAATTGGATTTGCGTAGACCCGGCCCATCGTCGCCGAGGCATCGGTATGCTTTTGATGGATTGGGCAGATCTTTGGTTCAAGGGGATGGGGGTGCGGAGCCGCGAATTATTCGCTACCGCTGCCAACCGTTCTGCGATTGAACTCTATAAGAAGCGAGGCTACCACACAGTCGACGTACGCATGCTTCGTGGCTTTTAAGCCAAGGTTTACTAAATCGGAGTTGGGGGATTGTTTCGTGGATGAACGAAGACCTCGATGCTGGAGTAGGATGAATACCTCAGCACCGAGGTGGGTCCTTGCGCTTTGTAGAATACAAAGTGCTTTATTTTTGAAACGGGTCGAGGATGATGATGTGGGTCGACTTCGTCCCGCTTGGTTGAAAAGCTCTCAAACAAATTTTTGAAACACTTTTCTTATTAGTCTCGAGCAAGCTTTAGCTTGTCCGCGTTATTGTTATGTTTCCTTCGCGCTTTTTTGAGAATGCACGAAGGTTGTAGTCATTATCGAGCTTTGGCCGAAGCTGTTGCGTGTATTTTCTGATTTTTATGCGACAATAGCATGTTACGGTGGGCTGGCTTTTCTAAGTGTGCGAAAATCAAAGGTATTGACCAATGGGCATTAGATTCTGTAGATGCTCCTTCCATCATTATTAAGGAGCCAACATGCCTCAGAAACTGAGCCCACTGAGGTTAAAAAAAGGTGAAGACAACCGCCTTCGCGCCGGTCACCTTTGGATTTACAGTAACGAGATCTCTAAGGAAACGCCGCTTAAGGGATTTGAGCCAGGGCAGCCTGTAGAGATTCAGACTGCGGGTGGTTCTCCGATCGGTGCTGGATATGTGAATCCGCACTCTTTGATTTGTGCTCGTGTTGTGAGCCGAAGTGTTCACCAGCCTTTGTCCAAAAATTTATTGGTAAGTCGAATTGAGAATGCGCTGAAGCTTCGCGAGTCGGTATTTGATCAGCCCTATTACCGCTTGGTCTACAGTGAGGGTGATTTTTTACCCGGTCTTATCGTCGATCGATATGGTGACATTCTCGTGGCCCAGCTGAATACAGCAGGCATGGATGCAATGGCCGAGGATATACTCCTGGCGCTCTTTAAGGTCATTGAGCCCAAAGGCGTGCTTTGGCGCAACGACAGCAATGTACGGGTTTTAGAGGGGCTTGAAAAAGAGACCCGAGTTGCTGGCGGCGAGGTTCCTGAAAGCGTTACCGTCGTTGAGAATGGTGCCCTATTTGAAGCACCCTTGTTGGCCGGACAGAAGACAGGTTGGTTTTATGACCAGCGCGACAATCGAGCCAAACTTAAGCGTTACGTTAAAGATAAGTCGGTTTTAGATGTTTGCTCGTATGTGGGTGGGTGGAGCATTACCAGCCTAATGATGGGTGCTAAGTCAGCCACAGCGATAGACCAATCTGAGACTGCTTTAAAATATGCTACGGTGAGCGCCGAGAAAAATGGGGTAGAAGACCGCTTTGATACCATTCAAGCCGACTGTTTTGACGCTCTGAAAGCTTTGAAGCGAAAAGGCAAAAAGTTTGAAGTCATCGTTGTCGATCCTCCTGCCTTTATAAAACGTCGTAAAGATATCAAAGAGGGGATGCTGGCCTACCAGCGACTCAATGCTCTGGCGATGGAGCTTCTGGTTGAGGGTGGGATTTTAATCTCGTGCTCCTGCTCGTTTCATATGAATTTTCGTGACCTACAGACTGCCGTGAGCCGGTCGGCAGCGAAACTGGGGCGTTCTATTCAGCTACTTGAGCGTGGCCGTCAATCTATCGATCACCCCTGTCATATGAATATTCCAGAGACGGAATACCTAAAAGCGATTTATTGCCGCTTGGCGTAGAACCCGTAAGTATCTGTAAATATTTGTTTTTTATTGTCTTGATCATCTTTTACTGATAAACATAAAAAGTGAGTAGTCACTTTTTATGTTTTAATGTAGGGTGTATCTCATGAATGCAACCGCCAAGAGAAAGACTCAACAGGAACGCTCGGCCCAGACCCAGCATAAAATCCTACAGGCAACCATCGATTGTTTGGTTGAGTATGGATACGGCGGGATGACCACCACTCAGGTTTGTCGAACGGCGGGGTGTTCGCAAGGCGCTATCTTTAAGCATTTTCCAACCAAAGCGATTCTGGTTTCGTCTGCAGTGAATGAGCTTTATCAAGAGCTTGTTGAACAATACCGAGAGATGTTCCGTGCCATTCCCGATGACCAGGACCGCCTTCGGGAAAGTCTTAATCAACTGTGGGAGCTTTTTCAGCAACCGCGCCTTTTGGTTGTTTATGATTTGCACACTGCCGCGCGCACGGACCCTGAATTGAAAAGCATTATGGGACCGAAAGAAAAGGCCCATCGAGACAGTATTCGCGAGCTGGCCGAAGAGCTTTATCCTGAGGCATCAAGCTCTCCGTTTTTTGTGGGCGCCATCGATATTTTACTTAATGCTATTCAGGGCGCTGCCGTTGGTTCGCTGGCGCTTTTTCAACCCGAAGTACACGCTCAACGTATGGTCGCCCTCGAACTCGTGGGCCGACTTTTTTTGGAGGCTACAAGTGACAACTGAGATGATCATCCTATCTGTGGCGATTCCTTTGTTCTTCTTAACAATGATTGGTGAGTCGGTTTGGATTCATAAAATGTATCCGGAGCGTTTTGAGAATCGGCCAGGCTATACATGGATTGATACCTTTGCGAGCTTAAGCATGGGAGTGGGGTACCTGATTACGAAGCAGGTAGCTCTTATAGTAACCGTCCCGCTTTATTATCTAGCCTATGAGTTTCGCATCTTCGATATTCCATCAGAGGGATGGGTATGGTGGTTAGCCTTAGTCTTTGCTCAAGATTTCGCATATTACTGGTTTCACCGCATGCATCACGCCATACGCTTTATGTGGGCGGCTCACGTCAACCATCATTCTAGCGAACATTACAATCTTTCAACAGCACTGAGGCAATCATGGTCGGGGGTCTTTACGGCGCTGCCATTTTTTCTTCCTCTTTGTCTGATGGGTTTTACACCCAGTATGGTTGCTACGGTAGGGCTTCTCAATTTGCTTTATCAATATTGGATTCACACTGAAGTGGTGGAGACAATTGGCTTTATGGAAGCTGTTCTGATGACCCCTTCTCATCACCGTGTGCATCACGGAACTCAGGAGCACTACCTGGATAGAAATCACGGCGGCCTGTTAATCATATGGGATAGGATGTTTGGCACGTTTGAGCCCGAAGGTGAGAAAGTTGTCTATGGGCTAACCAAAAATATCGAAACCTACAACCCTCTGAAGATAGCGTTCCATGAGTGGGCGGATATGTTGCGCGACGTAAAGAATGCAGAGTCACTTCCAGATGCGTGGGGCTATATTTTTAATGAGCCAGGTTGGAAGCCGGAAAAGTATCCTGCTCAATCTTTGGAGTCTTCATCAGGGCTGTAATAGTGAATCGCCGCCTTGCCAATTGCTTTTGCGGCAGCGTAGTCGAACGCGAATCCAACAGGTGCACTGGCAATCGGTACCAATCTCATAAAACGTTGACTGGCCTTTCGTGTGGTTCGTCCGATAATGACTTTGGGAAGAGATGCAATCAACTTCTTCAGAACTTCTTCCGTGAGGTAAGACTGAATCGCATTTCGAGTCACGCGCTGAGTGACCTCAATGCCCACGTCCTTGAGAGTTGATAAAGCAGCATCGCCTGCCATGATGAGTAAAATGTCTGATTTGAGATTACGGTCCTCGAGGGTGTGCCCATAAACGTACGCGATGGCTAAAGCCATGTTAGCTTGTATTCGCCAGGTGGCGAGCCATTCTGCAGGGACTGCTACCGGCAGTGCAAAGGCGCCGCCGAGACTACCAAAGGCACCCACACATCCATTTTTGAGTGCTTTGCGGCTGACTACCAACTTGGCCAAACCATCGTCATCCAGTTCAGGATTTTCGAGTCGTAACTTATCGACATAGTCGCGGATATGCGTTGGGTCGGTGGTGACAACCCGTTCGATGACTTTGTTGAGTACACCTTTCAGGTCCTGAAAGCGTTCTCTGATAATTTCTCGACTGGCTACCAAATCCGTGGCCATAGGCTTCTCCGGGGGCATGGAGTACTCCTTCATACTGGGAAGCTTCGACCTGCCTGTCAATCCGAGAAGCTGATTCCCCCTCTCGTGAGCGAGCTACGTTATCTCCTGGGCGGCTACTTGCAGGACCCTCTGCTGAATGTTGAGTCGGTCAAAACCCATTAATGTCTTGATCTTAATAGCTTTTATCGGTCGGGTGGTAAGCTCCAATCGAGAGTCTTTCAAGGAATAAAAGATTTACGCAACAAAGCTACTCGCGAGTCGATAATCGTTTTGAACGTAAGGAGAAGATGATGGCTGGTTTTTTTGGGTGGATGCCGCCGGTGTGGCGAGCGCAGGTGCGCAACAACATCGATATCGCAGATTCCAGAGTTGATATGTCGACCGACTTGGATCCCCGTGAGGCCTTAAGAACCAGAGTCAGTGCTAACGGTGATGTGATGGGCACCTCCTCTGGAGTGACCTTGATTGCGGATGAGTCCACAGCAGGGCTTGAGGGCAGTGCACGCCTGGAGAGGCACCTGAATACAGATACGCTTGTTCGAGCCGATGGCTCTGTTGATGCACAGGGCCGCAAGCGCTGGTCCACGGGTGTTGAACACTCTGGAGAACGAGGAACCGAAAATTTTAGCCTTCGCGGCAACGGAGATGTTGTCACGGGAGACGGTGATGTTCGTTTTAATCACGGCGGCCATGCTGCTACTTTCCGCGGTGACCTGAATTCTGAAGGAGACTGGCATAGCGGTTTTGAGGGTTCGCATGAGGTTGGCGACTCGACTCGACTTTCCGAAAGCATGCACTTAAGTCGCGATGGAGCATTGAGCTTAGATGCCAATGCAGAACATAGCTTCAACGACTCAACCAGTTTTCATTTTGGTGGTAGCCACGATGAGAATTCGAATTCGATAAATGCTGGCGGACGTTTCTCTGGCGGAGGTACGAATACTCATTTGGATACCTCGTGGTCGAGTACTACG
Proteins encoded in this window:
- a CDS encoding TetR/AcrR family transcriptional regulator; translated protein: MNATAKRKTQQERSAQTQHKILQATIDCLVEYGYGGMTTTQVCRTAGCSQGAIFKHFPTKAILVSSAVNELYQELVEQYREMFRAIPDDQDRLRESLNQLWELFQQPRLLVVYDLHTAARTDPELKSIMGPKEKAHRDSIRELAEELYPEASSSPFFVGAIDILLNAIQGAAVGSLALFQPEVHAQRMVALELVGRLFLEATSDN
- a CDS encoding GNAT family N-acetyltransferase, whose amino-acid sequence is MTDSIEVRELNEEEYKVFLPRVNQFQTRFTFPLGDKHYYFDNGDDYFAWFRNMGNLHYFVALDGDEVVAVAAQIIRQLVSSTGEKTDPFWFLCDLKVHPDYRGRGVPEKIFTNRFPHHYFRCPRGYAVTIDPMDQGENAIVRMLQNFPLIPFSVATKLGVVMLDTELMEEVDPILRRHRGPVSYSSAAGVRDIVPENGGEPLQLLHAQFGPCAQPGYKNPVDDHYHMFCAPLGDSLLKDLEIRGIRPATTITVVHHRLDTWKWQFILTNEV
- a CDS encoding EcsC family protein; the encoded protein is MPPEKPMATDLVASREIIRERFQDLKGVLNKVIERVVTTDPTHIRDYVDKLRLENPELDDDGLAKLVVSRKALKNGCVGAFGSLGGAFALPVAVPAEWLATWRIQANMALAIAYVYGHTLEDRNLKSDILLIMAGDAALSTLKDVGIEVTQRVTRNAIQSYLTEEVLKKLIASLPKVIIGRTTRKASQRFMRLVPIASAPVGFAFDYAAAKAIGKAAIHYYSPDEDSKD
- a CDS encoding response regulator, giving the protein MSIPEFDPKDYRVLIVDDEPDVRLLLTREIGDHGYMTDSAGDVTWALEELKKNHFDIVFSDVRLPDRDGLELLSQIKERYPDTEVVMMSGYSSMEAVGKALRLGAFDYLSKPLGDINIVTACIKRAIDKVRLQRAVSEHIQKLEEKTTQLETEICERKRVEQDLIDARANAEQLAEAKSQFLANMSHEIRTPMNGVIGMTALLLRTELSERQLRYVETIRRSGDGLLTIIDDILDFSKVEAGKIELQNINFNLSRTIEDVAELLAPEAHRKQLQLMSHIHNSVPRWVKGDPGRLRQILTNLAGNALKFTDQGEVVLECEVIEEASTFNSIKMSIRDTGIGIAEEHQKDLFNSFTQVDETNTRKYGGTGLGLAISKQLVELLGGEIGVHSGRDKGSTFWFTMPFRIATQEAAPQPKLDLDKLKNQGILFVDDNPTMLQILTEHAESWGMVPYIAHSGIEALPHLQEQVDGKPKIQVALIDVFIPGMDGLELTRRIRELENHRFTPIVMATAFPKRGDAERALKAGISAYLPKPLRENELRECLLQVLTENRVRDLPENLVTRHSMADQATSQSGLIKVLVAEDNIVNQEVTREMLIELGFDVLVVENGQEAVDAFKQGGFSAILMDCQMPVMTGQEATMAIRQIEHDAQQSPTPILALTANVMAEDKRNALESGMDDFLVKPINPDKLEEALKKWLSKTDTVIGPTTTAIKSEVLTSDVRRSERVIELFLKDLNDRIPAIDSAISAGDANNLLQLAHGLKGSSLQIGAPGLAALARDLESVGSLTRLESAREVLDQLNSEVQRVRQALESTVQT
- a CDS encoding class I SAM-dependent rRNA methyltransferase; this translates as MPQKLSPLRLKKGEDNRLRAGHLWIYSNEISKETPLKGFEPGQPVEIQTAGGSPIGAGYVNPHSLICARVVSRSVHQPLSKNLLVSRIENALKLRESVFDQPYYRLVYSEGDFLPGLIVDRYGDILVAQLNTAGMDAMAEDILLALFKVIEPKGVLWRNDSNVRVLEGLEKETRVAGGEVPESVTVVENGALFEAPLLAGQKTGWFYDQRDNRAKLKRYVKDKSVLDVCSYVGGWSITSLMMGAKSATAIDQSETALKYATVSAEKNGVEDRFDTIQADCFDALKALKRKGKKFEVIVVDPPAFIKRRKDIKEGMLAYQRLNALAMELLVEGGILISCSCSFHMNFRDLQTAVSRSAAKLGRSIQLLERGRQSIDHPCHMNIPETEYLKAIYCRLA
- a CDS encoding GHKL domain-containing protein; its protein translation is MSKKPNSSSPSLESWTQAILEHVAAIQDGKNTLTQEDIDDAQSDNTKQLLKIIFLLQQRTSSKTALEAMEAEANRAMQLENAYAALDESHQALRTIQSQLIQAGRLAAVGELGAGIAHELNQPLTTIQGFAQRIINKPERPIKDFVDELELIIRGADRMSKIVNNIRRFARQDTYSPKPLDLFAPCKEALSLMAEQLRLLGIRVEIPESVYLPLVAGDFVQLEQVFLNLLGNARDALLCTDANHQKCIKIQPDVSATSAIIRVIDNGPGLKPGDSSKIFDPFYTTKPQGEGTGLGLSIAHGILQTHSGRISYTPVLGGGCEFAVHVPVASLDVAGADEDND
- a CDS encoding sterol desaturase family protein encodes the protein MIILSVAIPLFFLTMIGESVWIHKMYPERFENRPGYTWIDTFASLSMGVGYLITKQVALIVTVPLYYLAYEFRIFDIPSEGWVWWLALVFAQDFAYYWFHRMHHAIRFMWAAHVNHHSSEHYNLSTALRQSWSGVFTALPFFLPLCLMGFTPSMVATVGLLNLLYQYWIHTEVVETIGFMEAVLMTPSHHRVHHGTQEHYLDRNHGGLLIIWDRMFGTFEPEGEKVVYGLTKNIETYNPLKIAFHEWADMLRDVKNAESLPDAWGYIFNEPGWKPEKYPAQSLESSSGL
- a CDS encoding GNAT family N-acetyltransferase — protein: MSELRDFKFERLKKDDETAVCRWLEGHLVEHMTWWSKQIGPAWTTDHIREHLREHQLVEKEWQELLEDSTKENRFVTIAREKDRNTTGVVWGSVRTDRYFRHPRGELNWICVDPAHRRRGIGMLLMDWADLWFKGMGVRSRELFATAANRSAIELYKKRGYHTVDVRMLRGF